TCCCGCCCGCGGCGCCGATCCCGCTGAGCGCGGTGGTGGTCGGCGCCTGATTCACGGTGGTGGGCTGCTCGATCCGCAGCACCTTGCCGGCCGGCGAATTCGGGTCGTTGGCCAGCGCCGGATCACCCGCGTCGCCGGTGAGCACCAGCAGCGTCGTCGGGCTGGTGAAGATCAGCGCCCCCATGTTGTTGGTGGGACCCTTCGGGATCCCGGTCAGGATCGGCTTGGGAACGTCGTCGTCGGCGATGCGGACCACCCGGTTGTCGGTCGGGGTGCTGATGTAGGCGTACATCAGCCGGTCCTGCTGATACGTCGGCGACAGCACGATGTCCATCAGGCCGCCGTCGCCGGCGGCGTCGACCGGGATGACGGTCTTCACCCTCGGCTCGGCGCGCACCGACACCTCTTTCACCGCGCCGGTGAGGCGTTCGGCCACCAGCGCGGACTGGCTGTCGGGCAGCATGATCAGGCCGCTGGTGCTCTCCAGGCAGCCCTGCATCACCCCGGGGGCCGGGCACTCTTTGGGAAACGGTTCCGGCGGGAGCGGCGGCGGAGGCGTCGGGGTCGACGGTGTGCCCGGTTTGAGCTGCGGCGGCGTGGTGAACGGTTGGGAGACCGTGTCGTCGAACCGTGCGCAACCCGACCCGACCAGCGCCGCCGTCGCCAGCACGGCGACCACACCTCGCACCGGTTCCCGCACTTTCATGCGAGCCAGGTTACGGATATCTTGGGTGTTCGCGCCACGTGCCGGGTCGCCGCGGCGGGTACCCGACTGCCCCGAGGAGGGGAAACTTCAGGCCGAAGCGCCGCGCAAATACCGGGATCCCGGGCCCATAGCGCTTAGTCTGGCCGATGTGACCAGTGATTCCCACGACCCACGCGCCTGGCAGCGGCCCGACGACGCGGCTGGGCGGCCCGTGTCGGCAAGCCTGGTCGATCCGGTAGAGGAAGATCTGCCCTCGGCGAACTACGCCGGAGATTTCGAGACGACATCGATCCCGCCGTACCAGTCCTCGGGTTCGGGCGCCGGTCATCCCGGCGCCGACCCGGCGGCCGGCCAGGGATACAGCCTGTTCAACGACCCGGAGCCGTTGCCGTACGTGCAGCCCGGGTCCGGCCCCGCGGCGGCGCCGCTCGGCCCGGTGCAGGTCGGCACGGACGACGACGGCGTGGCTGCGCGCCGGGGCACCCTCGATCTGGGGCTGCTGCTGCTGCGGGTCGGGATCGGCTCGATCCTGATCGTGCACGGTCTGCAGAAGGCGTTCGGGCTGTGGGGCGGTCCCGGGCTGGGCGGGTGGCGCGACGAACTGACCGCCCAGGGCTTCAGCCAAGTCGACATCCTGGCCTACCTGGCGGTCGGCGGCCAGATCGCCGCCGGTCTGCTGCTGGTCCTCGGCCTGTTCACCCCGGTCGCGGCGGCCGGGGCGCTGGCCTATCTGGTCACCGGTCTGCTCTCCGAAGCGATGACCGCCCACGAGGAGGCGCGGCTGGCGTCGTTCCTCACCGACGGCCACGAGTACAAGGTTTTCCTCGTGGGTGCGGTCGCGGCGCTCGTGCTGACCGGGCCGGGCCGCTACGGGTTCGACGCGGGCCGGGGCTGGGCCCGCCGGCCGTTCGTCGGCTCGTTCCTGGCCCTGCTGCTCGGAGTCGGCGCCGGGGTGGCGATCTGGGTCGTGTTCAACGGCGGGAACCCGCTGGGCT
The window above is part of the Mycolicibacterium hassiacum DSM 44199 genome. Proteins encoded here:
- a CDS encoding PQQ-dependent sugar dehydrogenase: MKVREPVRGVVAVLATAALVGSGCARFDDTVSQPFTTPPQLKPGTPSTPTPPPPLPPEPFPKECPAPGVMQGCLESTSGLIMLPDSQSALVAERLTGAVKEVSVRAEPRVKTVIPVDAAGDGGLMDIVLSPTYQQDRLMYAYISTPTDNRVVRIADDDVPKPILTGIPKGPTNNMGALIFTSPTTLLVLTGDAGDPALANDPNSPAGKVLRIEQPTTVNQAPTTTALSGIGAAGGMCIDPTDKSLYITDRTPTADRLQRITVDDQVSTVWEWPDKPGVAGCAAQEGTVLVNLVNTKQTVAVRLDPDSGAVTGDPEVVREERHGHAWAMQVSPDGNVWAATINRTAGDAEELDDVVFPLFPQGGGFPRRDADLT
- a CDS encoding DoxX family protein codes for the protein MTSDSHDPRAWQRPDDAAGRPVSASLVDPVEEDLPSANYAGDFETTSIPPYQSSGSGAGHPGADPAAGQGYSLFNDPEPLPYVQPGSGPAAAPLGPVQVGTDDDGVAARRGTLDLGLLLLRVGIGSILIVHGLQKAFGLWGGPGLGGWRDELTAQGFSQVDILAYLAVGGQIAAGLLLVLGLFTPVAAAGALAYLVTGLLSEAMTAHEEARLASFLTDGHEYKVFLVGAVAALVLTGPGRYGFDAGRGWARRPFVGSFLALLLGVGAGVAIWVVFNGGNPLG